TAGATAAAGATCAGTTACCAGCAAAAGATCCTGAGGAAGTAGAACAGTCTCCTGTCGTAGAAGCCAATTTAGGCGATCGCATTCTGGTTGGTAATAATTTACCGGAATTGCGTTGGGATAGTACCCGTAACGAATTTGTTGGGGAAGATGTCCCAGAAGACATTACTGGAAAGACTTGGAAAGATAGTACGAAAACCCGCACCCGTAATACTCGTGTACAACAACTAGCTGATTTAGGTGTCACAGGAAGGGATGGTTTTTGGGAAACTTCGGCGGCGGCGGCACGAAAAGACGTGCTAGATGTTGTCGGTGGTTTACGGGTAATTACTGGGGCAGGGGTCTATAGTTCCAGTGGTTCTAATTTACCCACACCCCCAACTCCGGAAGATAATACCAGTACAACTGAAAAAGAAAATGCTGCTCCTGTGGTTTGGTCAGATGCCATGCCCATGGTAGTACCAGACCCCACTGACCCAACGAATACGGCAAAACAAAGCCGTGGTCATTTGGTAATGCGTGCGACTGCGGTCTACCATTACAACACTGATGCCTACGACCCACTTGCCTCAACAGCAGATTATTATCAAAAGCCGATTGCCTGTGTTAGCAGCTACCACAACTCTACAAGTGCAGCAACGGCTGCGGATGGCTATCTTCCCAATGATAAAACTAAAGCAGATAAGTCTAATAACGGTTTTGCCTACGCTGTACCAACAGGCATGACTACATCTGCTGACGTAACTAGGGGACTAAGCGTGGATGCTAACGGCTTATTTTCAAGCACATCTACCGCTGCTGATGTCGCCACGTCCACAGCTAACCTCCAACAGCGTTTGCAATATCAAGCAAACTTAGTTTTTCCCAATGGTCAGTTTGTTAATCCTCTGCTACGACAAGCGCTGAAAAAAGTCAGCACTAAGCCTCTGACTCTTTCAGAACAGGGGGCGATCGACTCTACGATTTGTGCTTTGAAAATAGCTGATGGCTCGTTGACACGAGATAGTACAGTAATTCCCAATAATGCGATTAAAGAAACTTCCTTTCTGGATGCTAGAGAAATTAAAGCCGCAGACAAAGGTTCACTTACTGGTGACTACAACTTAGAAATTGAGCAGCGTCAACCTTTAGAGATTCGCGCTACGGTTCTAGATTTAAACCTACTACGCACAACATCTATTAGTGGAACCTGGTCTGGTGAATACCTATTACCTAATAGTGGGATTATTTACGCGGCTCGTGATGATGCTCGTGCAGATGCCAGCGATCCAAATAGTGCCAATATCAGTGCCACAGATTACAAATTAGATCCCAAGCGTCGCCCTAGTGGGATTATGTTAATCAATGGTGGTCAATTGAATCGTGGTACTTCTAACGATTACCGGGCAGAAGAGAAGGGTTTAATTCTAGTTACAGATTTGCCTGCTTACGTGAAAGGGAATTTTAACCTACATACGAAGGAAGAGTTCAAGGGGACTACAAATGGTGTCTTGGCATCTGACTGGAGTAACTTCTATTCCCGGACATCGGCTAACCGTGACCCTGATTTTGCCTGTCGCCCTAATGACCCCAGGTTGCCGAACTGTTCCACAGGGGAAACTTGGCGACCAGCTGCTGTAGTCGCGGATGCTATCACATTACTATCTAACAACTTTGTGGAAGGTTTCCGTAGTGATGGGGATTTTGATTTACGCAATAACCGCACCGATACCGCAAGTACGGATGCAACTGCTACCAGTAGCACTCGATTAAAAAATGGTTTCTGGGATAATAACTTCATTACATCCCGCAACTTCACAGACACTGACTATAGTGGTGATCCGGCTACTTCTACAGGTGCGAATAGTTCTTACTTCAACAACTTTGTCACACCAATTCAGCGTCGAGCGACTTTTCCTGAGTATGTCATGGAAATGTGCTTTAAGTTGGATGTTTCCCAGTGTGGGGTAGGTGATTGGTATGTTGGATATGATACCGATAATAACAACACAATCACTCAAGCAGAAAGGGAAACCAAATCCAGCAGTTTACCAACAAGTCCTGCTGTCGGACAACTTGTTGCCGGAACCACAGCTAGAGCGGCAAAAGCTGGTTACGAAAAATTCCCCCGTCGAGTTGCATTTAAGCGTAATTCTAGTAATCAGCTACTAAATAGTAGTGGCGCTGTACTAACTGTAGGGACAGATCAACCAATTCCTTTAGGTATCAATAGTTCTGGTGTGGTAGCAGAAGGAACGGGGGCTTCTAGAGCAAACGCTCTGTGGTTCACCACTGTCAATGGAAGCGGAAAATACTACAACAATACTAGTTTCACTCGTCTATTTACCTCCTTCCCATCCGGTGCAGATGCAACTAACCAACCACTTCTAGAACCGATTTTACAAATTCAAGTACCTAAGCGATCGCCCCAGGATACCAATGACTATGCCAACTTAGCCTCACCTAGCAGTGATAGCGATCGCGCCAAAAATAGTAGATGGTTGAGCAGAGCAACAGCAACTACATTTAACCTTGTATTAGCTGCTGGTGATGGTCCTGTACGTATTGGTAGTAAAGATGAAACTAATGGAGGTTTAGTGAACTTCCCACGTTTCCTAGAAAGCTGGAACTTGTATACAACCGCTAATAACTTTGAAAACGTCAATATTTCCGGTGCTTTTGTACAGTTTAAACGCAGTATGTATGCAACTGGACCATTCCAACCCTTCGTTTTATCTGGTGGGATAAGTTCTACAAGTTTGTTTGGAACAGAACGTACGAATAGGGGCTACAACACAGATGCAGTAATTACTGGTTTACCTGCTCACTTCTTACCTCCTAGAAGAAACTGGGGTTTTGATGTTGCCCTGCTATCCCAGAACCCTGATTTGTTTGCTCAACGGTTCGTGATTCCATCGACCGATCCACCAGATGAATATTACCGAGAAGTGGCAAGAGATGACGATTGGGTCAAAGGTTTACTCTGTGCTTCCCAAGACACAACAGCAAAAGATGGTTTTGACAGTGGATTTAGTATCAAAATTGATAGTTCCACAACTAAAAGCACAAAATTTGCCATTCCTGCACAAGATCGTCCATCTGCCTGTCCTTCATAGATAAATTACTGATTACCCCTAGGACTTACCCAAGGATAAGGAGAAAACAAGATTTTTAAATTGCTTCTTTCTGTGGCAATCACTTAAATATTTTGCCTCTGGGTAAGTCCTAACCTCCCACGGAAGGCTGGTAATCATTAAATAATCAAACAAATTTAAATTCCATTTTTGATAAATTTGATTATGAAATTGCAACAGTTGAGAAAAATATTAACTCAATCAGATGAGTCAGGTTTCACAATTATTGAATCATTAGTTGCATTATTGGTCGCGGCTATTTTGTTGGCATCTGTTTCACCGGTGTTAGTTATTTCTACTGCAACTCGTGTCCAAGCTAGACGGGTAGAATTAGCTGCCCAAGCTGCCAAAACTTTTATTGATGGTGTACGAACAAAGACAATAACAGAACCGACTGAAGCACTGACAGCTCTTTCTGTATCTACAACTCGCACAGTTAGTAGTTCTACGAGTGATTACTTAGTTAGTAGTGCCGCAGTCCCAACTGATACGACAAAATTATATTGCTTCAATAAAGATGGGAGTATTGCGGCTCCTGGATGCACTAGTAATTTATTTTACATTCAGGCGGTAAAACTGCAAGTCTCTGGTAGTGACCCTGATAAGGGGCAAGGATATCGTTTAGGGATTAGGATATATCGTTCAGACGCTCAATTTGGTTCATTAATCAAAACTTCAGACAGTAATGGTAGTGTTCAGACGGCTTTTACTGGGGGAGTTGGGAATCGTAGAACACCACTTTTAGAGATGACTACGGAGATTACTAGAGGTTTGCCTTCCTACAGCGCATTGTGCGATCGCCTCGGTGGTTGCAAGTAAAAAGAGATATATCCCTACGTGTTGATATTAATACAATTTAGCAACTAATTAATTAAGATGAATATTTGGAAATGGCTGTTAGTTAAACAGTTACAAGCTTATCGAAAATGCCATCATAGCAGCGGTTTTACTATGCTAGAACTTTTGGTAGCCATGGTTCTGGCTGTACTAGTTATTACACCACTGATGTTACTGATGATTAATATTTTAAATACTGATCGTCAAGAACAAGCTAAGGCTAATTCCGAACAGGAAATTCAAGCAGCTATTGAGTATATTAATCGTGATTTACAACAGTCAATATATATTTATGACAATACTGGAGTAAATGCCATTAAAACTCAGTTGCCGACGGTAACAAATGGCAATCCAGTGCTGGTTTTTTGGAAGCGAGAATTTAGAAAGGATAAGGCAGTAACTACAATTAGTGGCACTACTTTTAATGATGATACTTTTGTATATTCTTTAGTAGCATACTATTTAGTGAAAGATGATGCAGCACCTTGGTCAAAAGCCGCAAGAATATCTAGATTTCAAATTAAGGATGGGGTACTGAATAAAAATGGTAGTACCTGTACTGGTGTTTATGACACTACGAATAAATTTACCGAATGTCCTGATCCTGGATTTAAGCCCTTTAATTTGCAGGTACAGGGTACATTACAAACGAAAATGAATGCTTGGACAAAACATACCTCTACATATACACAAAAAGCAATTGCTTTAGTTGATTTTGTTGACCACTCCAGTACTTCTGAAACTGCTCCTACTGCTAGTTGTCCAACGGGCTTTAGCACTATTACACCTACATCCGCAATCACTGGTTTTTATGCCTGTGTTAACTCAGTTTCTAGTGAAAATCGGAGTGTCGCAGAGGTTTATTTACGTGGTAATGCTTTAGCTCGCTTGAGTGATAATAGCAATGACATAAAATATACTGCAAGCAAAGTAAATTATTTTCCTGTAACTAAAGTCAGAACCCAAGGTTTGAGCTTCCTTTTTACAAAGTAAATTTCAACTAATTTCTAGTACAATATTTTTCATATGAAACATCTAAATACTTTGTTAGTTCCAATACAAAAAAGCTCATTTCTTAGTAATAAAATTAGGAATGCTAACATAATTAAAACTATTAATAAAACTAATCAACAAGATGATGGCTTTACTCTTATAGAGGTATTAGTCGTAATTTTAATGGTTGGAGTTTTATCCGCGATCGCAGCACCTTCTTGGTTAGGTTTTGTAAATAGGCAAAGAGTTAGTAAAGCAAATGATGCTGTTCTCGGTGCATTACAAGCAGCACAAACAGAGGCAAAAAAGAAAAAACTTAGTTATAGTGTCAGCTTTAGAAATAATAATAAATCCCCAGAGATAGCTATCTATCCCGGCTCCACTTTACCTACAAATCCAGTTTGGAAGCCCCTAGGTGATAATATTTCCTTCAAACCAGGAGAAATTATTATATACACCAACTTGCACAGCACTAATAGTAATACAAAAGCTAGCGCTAATATTACTTATAGTACTGCCGGTAGCGGAACTATCACCTTTGATTACATGGGTACTCTTACTGATGTAACTCTAGGAACTGCTGGAGGTTCTTCTGAGCAGTTAGGTTTAAAGATTGCTGTAGCATCACCAGTTTCTAAGTCATCACTAGCTGCGAGTAATGAAAGAAGATGCGTAATATTAGATACACTAATTGGCGGTGTTAGAATCGCAAAAAATTCTGACTGCCAGTAAAAAATCAGTATATTAATTTCAAACTCAATCTAGGCTTTTAATAAAATACTAGTTACTCTACATAATATTACAGACTAGTATTGAATTTACTACTATTACCATCGAAAACAAAAAAATCAATATAAATACTGAAGCAAAAATGCACCTAAAGTTCAAGAATATAACTATAGGTGTATCTTATTATTTATTTATCACAATAATTGTGAATTTGGGATGATCAATGTAAGTGATTTTACATAATTTTTCCAATCAAAATAATACAAATATTAAAATATGAAGGATATTTTAGATCTAACAGTTGCCATCCCAACTTATAATGGTGCAACTCGTTTACCAGAGTTACTCGAAAGGCTGAAGTATCAAACTGATACTGAGAGTATTCAATGGGAAATCATTGTTGTTGATAACAATAGTACAGATAATACAGCTCTTCTAATTAAAAACTATCAAGACTCTTGGTTATTTCCTTACTCATTAAAATATATTTTTGAAGGCAGGCAAGGAGCAGCATTTGCCAGACAAAGAGCGGTAGAAGAGTCAAGAGGTAAATTAATTGCTTTTCTTGATGATGACAACTATCCAGTATCTAACTGGGTATCAGCAGCTTATCTTTTTGCACAAAAAAATCCCAAAGCTGGTGCTTATGGAAGTCAGGTACATGGAGAATATGAAGTTACTCCTCCAGAAAACTTTGAGAAGATAGCTTGTTTTTTAGCCATTAATGAAAGGGGTTCACAAGCTTATAAATATGAACCTCGAACGAAAATGCTACCTCCTGGTGCGGGTTTAGTTGTACGAAAACAAGCATGGTGTGAAAATGTTCCCCCAGAATTAGTGCTAAACCATAAGGGAAGAGAAGCACTTTTAGCTAGCGAAGATTTAGAAGCCATATTACATATTCAACTGGGAGGTTGGGAAATTTGGTACAACCCAGAAATGCATATTTATCATCAAATTCCGGCATGGAGATTCGAGAAAGAATATTTACTAAGTTTAATACGTTGTGTTGGTTTAAGTCGTCATCATTTACGAATGCTGAGAACTAAATCATGTTTACGCTTTTTCGCTAGTTGTGGATATTTTTTTAATGACTTGAGAAAGTTAATTTTACATTTAACAAAATACAAAAAAAATAGCAGTAATTTAATCTTTGATTGTGAAAAAGAATTACTGATAAGTAGTATTATTAGTCCCTTTTATTTAAAAGCTAAGGCATAAATCATAATTTCAATATATGTCAGATAATAATCAAGTCACATTAAACTTTTCTTTAGCTATTCCCACATATAATGGTGAGTCTCGCTTACCAAAAATATTAGTTAAACTTTCTGAACAAATAAGAACTGAGGAATTCACTTGGGAAATAATTATTATTGATAATAATAGTTATGATAATACTGCTAAGGTAATTTTTGATTATCAAGAGAGACTACAAGACAAATGTATTATCCGATATGTTAGAGAAACTAGACAAGGTTTAGGATATGCGAGAGAACGGGCAATTTTAGAGGCAAAGGGAGAATTAATTGGCTTTTTAGATGATGATATTATTCCTGCTCAAGATTGGATATATCAAGCTATAAAATTTGCGAAAGATAAACCCGATTTGGGAGCCTTTGGAGGTCAAATACACGGTGATTTTGAGATAAAACCTCCAGAAAATTTTCATCGAATTGCTAGCTTTTTAGCCATTAGAGAAAGAGGAGAAAATGCAAATTTATATGACCCCATTAATTTAAGTTTACCCCCTGGTGCTGCACTAGTAGTTCGTAAAGATGTATGGAATAAAAGCGTACCCAATAAACTATTTTTTAGAGGTAGATTAGGAAAATCGATGATTGGGGGTGAAGATTTTGAGATACTATTATATATTCACAAAGCTGGTTGGAAAATTTGGTATAACCCAGAGATGCATGCTTATCATCAAATACCTGCTTGGCGATTAGAGAAAAATTATTTAATCTCTCTAGCTCGTGGTTGTGGATTATCAATTTATCAATTAAGATTAATTAATGCAACCAAGTCTCAATCTATTTTATTCCTGTTTAAAGTTATCTTAGGTAATCTAAAAAAAATAATTTTTCATGTTTTAAAGTACAATCATATTGTCTATACTGATGAAGTTTTTCGTGCAGAGATGGAATTTTATTTCAGTAGTATGATTAGCCCTCTATATTTTCTCAAAGCCTATATAAATAATTAAAGTATAATAAAAAATGGCAAAAATTTCTGTTATTATTCCTGCATATAATAGTGAAAAAACTATTCTAGAGACTATCAAATCTGTTTTAGGACAAACTTTTATTGATTTTGAAATTATTATTGTAGACGATGGTTCTACTGACGCAACTTTAACAAGTATTTCTCAATTTAATGATGAGAGAATAAAAGTGTTTACTCAACGGCATCAAGGTGCTAATGTATGTCGTAACTTTGGTTTATCTTGTGCAAATGGAGAGTTTGTTAGCTTTTTGGATGCAGATGATGTTTGGACTCACAATAAATTAAGTAGTCAGCTAAAGGCTTTACAGGAAAATCTTCAAGCATCTGTAGCGTATAGCTGGACAGATTATATTGATGAGAATGGAAACTTTTTACTTTCTGGTACACATATTACTGCTAATGGACGGGTGTATGAAAAACTTTTAGTGAGTAATTTTTTGGAAAATGGTTCTAATCCTTTGATTCGTAAATCAGCAATTATAGAGTTAGGAGGATTTGATGAAAAGTTAAATGCTGCCCAAGATTGGGATATGTGGTTACGTTTAAGTAATAAGTTTGAGTTTGTTGCCGTGCCAAAAGTTCAAATTTTATACAGAAAATCTCGTAATTCTTTATCTTCTAATCTGCATAGACAAGAAAAATCTTCTCTTCAAGTATTGGAAAAAGCATATCGTCTAAGTGATAGGGATGTACAACATCTCAGAAGTCAGAGTTTAACAAATTTATATAAGTACTTAACTTGTAAGTCATTGGAGCAACCTTATACTCGAAACAAAGCAATGTTTGCTGCTAAATTTTTGTGGAGATTATGTATTTACGACTTCGAGAGATTTTACCATTGGCGATTATATAGTATTTTATGTATTAAAATACTCTTGATAATATTGTATCCTAGTTACCCAAGTTTGCTGATTTTTATCAAGTGTAATTTTCAGTCATTTATGGATAAGCCGATGGGAGTGAAACAAGAAATCGCTCATATCAATAATTCTAGATTCAAGAATTTTAGATAAAAAGTGTATTTATCAGGTGCAGTTACCATTCTATTTTCAATTTCTGTATAAAAGGAAGCATGAAGCAATTAGGGGATTTACCTTGACAGAAACACTAATTGTGGTGTTTATTCTTGGTATTTTGAGCGCGATCGCCGCCCCTAGTTGGTTAGGTTTTATTCAGCAGCAACGTTTAAATTCTGCTCAAGACAAAATTTACTTAGGGATGCGTCAAGCACAAAGTGAAGCGAAAAAACGTAAGCTATCTTGGCAATTTACCATTCGAGAAAATAACCAGCGAGTTCAGTGGATAGTTCATCAAGCGGATAATAATAAATTCTTGCCAGATAGTGTTTTGAATAATCAGAATCAATGGCATAATTTAGATAGTAATATTTATATAGATACAGAAAAAAATAGTAAAAATGATTATGAGACAACCCTGAGAAAGCACCCTTCTCAAAATATCTGGCGGGTTGTATATAATTATCATGGCTGCCCAATTTACAATGTGGGTGATGAATGCATTAATACTTCTTTGCAAGCTCTGGGGCAAATTACTCTATATAGTGATAGGGATGATGTGACTAGACGTTGTGTTTATGTTTCGACAATTTTAGGAGCGATGAGAACAGGTAAAAATCAGAGTAAGGCTAATAGCAGTGATAAGTATTGCTATTAATTATTTGTCATCATATATCAGAGTTGATACTGATGAGATGTAATATATAAATGTAAATTCTAATTTTTAAAAGTTAGTATATATCTCTACATCACTGGCATCAAAGGTGTAATATCTGGAGATTTAACTAGATTGTATCCATTCAATTAGTGATTTTAAGTTATCATCCATTGCAGTTTCTGGAACTGTAACTGTGTGGAGCTGCCCTTGATATTCTAATGTTATTTGATATTGAAATCTCTCAACTTGGTGAGATTGAGATAGTATTTGTGGCGGCAAATTTAAAAAATCTGTTTGTTTGAGAATTTTTGTTAAC
The Calothrix sp. 336/3 DNA segment above includes these coding regions:
- the hpsA gene encoding hormogonium polysaccharide biosynthesis protein HpsA; the protein is MSSNSKLVKTIRKYSQKIYQESSSHIHSQSLWLLRAFVILRKDTRWSNSGFVLPTVAMVGLVVVLLTTAILFRSFERAKNASNVRVNEVTLKAATPALDRAKAKITELFADPSLPRAVPSDVTLYKTMTAKLNTYTLGDETPIIVGNNLDGADGIEAPVSGALESREVMETAWKFPMDTDNNGKFDSFVLYGIYFRNPPYQGSSPERKRNSLEARTAPLTGAACDSSGDTSASLVGGSSWYKDPKGSLKKSFFVYAVTVPISNTSSIDSTIRSKYEIAQGNKGFSAIELQQDRKQLPLTNNAVIYEDDLEIAPGPGIRLNGRIFTNSNFFTRRGAGTADGDVRFYQVSSTQSCYYERENGKIIIGGNVATNFFTASTDQGNAIVDLFTESGTPGGTTLASTNKSTTNQTRQIVYNSQAYAQRIDLLVNAQYARSSGNDPQVVKDNVSKRLTSDPALDTNKVRREELEIYFRRRTRRVPFKEVAFGASAIIKTGTTDYTTSDVLQGTDDTANKSNDALRPPDAWIYPTDTNTTLTIDKDQLPAKDPEEVEQSPVVEANLGDRILVGNNLPELRWDSTRNEFVGEDVPEDITGKTWKDSTKTRTRNTRVQQLADLGVTGRDGFWETSAAAARKDVLDVVGGLRVITGAGVYSSSGSNLPTPPTPEDNTSTTEKENAAPVVWSDAMPMVVPDPTDPTNTAKQSRGHLVMRATAVYHYNTDAYDPLASTADYYQKPIACVSSYHNSTSAATAADGYLPNDKTKADKSNNGFAYAVPTGMTTSADVTRGLSVDANGLFSSTSTAADVATSTANLQQRLQYQANLVFPNGQFVNPLLRQALKKVSTKPLTLSEQGAIDSTICALKIADGSLTRDSTVIPNNAIKETSFLDAREIKAADKGSLTGDYNLEIEQRQPLEIRATVLDLNLLRTTSISGTWSGEYLLPNSGIIYAARDDARADASDPNSANISATDYKLDPKRRPSGIMLINGGQLNRGTSNDYRAEEKGLILVTDLPAYVKGNFNLHTKEEFKGTTNGVLASDWSNFYSRTSANRDPDFACRPNDPRLPNCSTGETWRPAAVVADAITLLSNNFVEGFRSDGDFDLRNNRTDTASTDATATSSTRLKNGFWDNNFITSRNFTDTDYSGDPATSTGANSSYFNNFVTPIQRRATFPEYVMEMCFKLDVSQCGVGDWYVGYDTDNNNTITQAERETKSSSLPTSPAVGQLVAGTTARAAKAGYEKFPRRVAFKRNSSNQLLNSSGAVLTVGTDQPIPLGINSSGVVAEGTGASRANALWFTTVNGSGKYYNNTSFTRLFTSFPSGADATNQPLLEPILQIQVPKRSPQDTNDYANLASPSSDSDRAKNSRWLSRATATTFNLVLAAGDGPVRIGSKDETNGGLVNFPRFLESWNLYTTANNFENVNISGAFVQFKRSMYATGPFQPFVLSGGISSTSLFGTERTNRGYNTDAVITGLPAHFLPPRRNWGFDVALLSQNPDLFAQRFVIPSTDPPDEYYREVARDDDWVKGLLCASQDTTAKDGFDSGFSIKIDSSTTKSTKFAIPAQDRPSACPS
- the hpsB gene encoding hormogonium polysaccharide secretion pseudopilin HpsB, which encodes MKLQQLRKILTQSDESGFTIIESLVALLVAAILLASVSPVLVISTATRVQARRVELAAQAAKTFIDGVRTKTITEPTEALTALSVSTTRTVSSSTSDYLVSSAAVPTDTTKLYCFNKDGSIAAPGCTSNLFYIQAVKLQVSGSDPDKGQGYRLGIRIYRSDAQFGSLIKTSDSNGSVQTAFTGGVGNRRTPLLEMTTEITRGLPSYSALCDRLGGCK
- the hpsC gene encoding hormogonium polysaccharide secretion pseudopilin HpsC encodes the protein MNIWKWLLVKQLQAYRKCHHSSGFTMLELLVAMVLAVLVITPLMLLMINILNTDRQEQAKANSEQEIQAAIEYINRDLQQSIYIYDNTGVNAIKTQLPTVTNGNPVLVFWKREFRKDKAVTTISGTTFNDDTFVYSLVAYYLVKDDAAPWSKAARISRFQIKDGVLNKNGSTCTGVYDTTNKFTECPDPGFKPFNLQVQGTLQTKMNAWTKHTSTYTQKAIALVDFVDHSSTSETAPTASCPTGFSTITPTSAITGFYACVNSVSSENRSVAEVYLRGNALARLSDNSNDIKYTASKVNYFPVTKVRTQGLSFLFTK
- a CDS encoding prepilin-type N-terminal cleavage/methylation domain-containing protein translates to MKHLNTLLVPIQKSSFLSNKIRNANIIKTINKTNQQDDGFTLIEVLVVILMVGVLSAIAAPSWLGFVNRQRVSKANDAVLGALQAAQTEAKKKKLSYSVSFRNNNKSPEIAIYPGSTLPTNPVWKPLGDNISFKPGEIIIYTNLHSTNSNTKASANITYSTAGSGTITFDYMGTLTDVTLGTAGGSSEQLGLKIAVASPVSKSSLAASNERRCVILDTLIGGVRIAKNSDCQ
- the hpsE gene encoding hormogonium polysaccharide biosynthesis glycosyltransferase HpsE, whose protein sequence is MKDILDLTVAIPTYNGATRLPELLERLKYQTDTESIQWEIIVVDNNSTDNTALLIKNYQDSWLFPYSLKYIFEGRQGAAFARQRAVEESRGKLIAFLDDDNYPVSNWVSAAYLFAQKNPKAGAYGSQVHGEYEVTPPENFEKIACFLAINERGSQAYKYEPRTKMLPPGAGLVVRKQAWCENVPPELVLNHKGREALLASEDLEAILHIQLGGWEIWYNPEMHIYHQIPAWRFEKEYLLSLIRCVGLSRHHLRMLRTKSCLRFFASCGYFFNDLRKLILHLTKYKKNSSNLIFDCEKELLISSIISPFYLKAKA
- the hpsE gene encoding hormogonium polysaccharide biosynthesis glycosyltransferase HpsE gives rise to the protein MSDNNQVTLNFSLAIPTYNGESRLPKILVKLSEQIRTEEFTWEIIIIDNNSYDNTAKVIFDYQERLQDKCIIRYVRETRQGLGYARERAILEAKGELIGFLDDDIIPAQDWIYQAIKFAKDKPDLGAFGGQIHGDFEIKPPENFHRIASFLAIRERGENANLYDPINLSLPPGAALVVRKDVWNKSVPNKLFFRGRLGKSMIGGEDFEILLYIHKAGWKIWYNPEMHAYHQIPAWRLEKNYLISLARGCGLSIYQLRLINATKSQSILFLFKVILGNLKKIIFHVLKYNHIVYTDEVFRAEMEFYFSSMISPLYFLKAYINN
- a CDS encoding glycosyltransferase; amino-acid sequence: MAKISVIIPAYNSEKTILETIKSVLGQTFIDFEIIIVDDGSTDATLTSISQFNDERIKVFTQRHQGANVCRNFGLSCANGEFVSFLDADDVWTHNKLSSQLKALQENLQASVAYSWTDYIDENGNFLLSGTHITANGRVYEKLLVSNFLENGSNPLIRKSAIIELGGFDEKLNAAQDWDMWLRLSNKFEFVAVPKVQILYRKSRNSLSSNLHRQEKSSLQVLEKAYRLSDRDVQHLRSQSLTNLYKYLTCKSLEQPYTRNKAMFAAKFLWRLCIYDFERFYHWRLYSILCIKILLIILYPSYPSLLIFIKCNFQSFMDKPMGVKQEIAHINNSRFKNFR
- a CDS encoding prepilin-type N-terminal cleavage/methylation domain-containing protein, with the protein product MQLPFYFQFLYKRKHEAIRGFTLTETLIVVFILGILSAIAAPSWLGFIQQQRLNSAQDKIYLGMRQAQSEAKKRKLSWQFTIRENNQRVQWIVHQADNNKFLPDSVLNNQNQWHNLDSNIYIDTEKNSKNDYETTLRKHPSQNIWRVVYNYHGCPIYNVGDECINTSLQALGQITLYSDRDDVTRRCVYVSTILGAMRTGKNQSKANSSDKYCY
- a CDS encoding protealysin inhibitor emfourin, with amino-acid sequence MKISMERTGGFAGVTRTKIVDTKNLSETSIQELTKILKQTDFLNLPPQILSQSHQVERFQYQITLEYQGQLHTVTVPETAMDDNLKSLIEWIQSS